Proteins from one Nitrobacteraceae bacterium AZCC 2146 genomic window:
- a CDS encoding multidrug efflux pump subunit AcrB (product_source=COG0841; cath_funfam=1.20.1640.10,3.30.2090.10,3.30.70.1430; cog=COG0841; pfam=PF00873; superfamily=82693,82714,82866; transmembrane_helix_parts=Inside_1_12,TMhelix_13_31,Outside_32_358,TMhelix_359_381,Inside_382_431,TMhelix_432_454,Outside_455_468,TMhelix_469_491,Inside_492_544,TMhelix_545_564,Outside_565_886,TMhelix_887_909,Inside_910_915,TMhelix_916_935,Outside_936_944,TMhelix_945_967,Inside_968_987,TMhelix_988_1010,Outside_1011_1019,TMhelix_1020_1042,Inside_1043_1061), translated as MIGIVRLALRRPYTFVVMAVLILIFGTASALRTPTDIFPNINIPVISVVFSYTGLPADDMAGRIVTFYERSLPNSVNDIEHIESQSIVNYGIIKIFFQPTVNINAALAQVNGMSQTVLKQMPPGITPPLILSFNASSVPILQLALSSDQMSETQIFDSALNFIRPALAPVPGAALPLPFGGKVRQVQADLNQQALHQYGVSANDVINALSLQNLITPVGTQKIGTYEYTVNLNDSPKAVEAFNDLPIKTVNGTVIYMRDVAYVHDGSPPQTNAVHVNGVSAVLLTIMKAGASSTLDIINGVKSLLPSVSQTLPGSLKLTAVGDQSVFVTDAVSSVIREGVIAAALTGAMILLFLGSWRSTLIITLSIPLAILAALTGLSLLGETINVMTLGGLALAVGILVDDATVTIENINWHLEQGKEIEPAILDGAQQIVVPATVSLLCICIAFVPMFGLGGVAGYLFRPLAEAVMLALAASYVLSRTLVPTLANYFLRNQHVHVTADEGCQPKVSRNPLAGFQRGFEHVFENIRNGYQGLLQLCLRNRVKVIAGFLVFSILSFGLAPYLGQDFFPTVDAGQIKLHTRTPTGTRIEETTSLTDQVGTAIHGIIPSGELDGIVSNIGLTVSGINMAYNNSGTIGVGDADILISLKPNHAPTDDYIKTMRERLPQQFPGTSFAFLPADIVSQVLNFGVPAPIDLQVAGRDLAANRKYANSLLTKIRAIPGIADARIQQAFQQPTLDVNVDRSLTSLAGLTEKDVATAMLTTLSGSSQSAPTYWLNPANGVSYAVSVQTPQRDINTMTGLQNIPVTSAAAANTQLLGGLAQVQRSNSNAVVSHYNVQPVIDIFATPQGRDLGALAADIQKAIRDTAKDLPKGASVALRGQVSTMTSAYQQLFVGLAAAIVLIYLLIVINFQSWIDPFVIVMALPTALAGIVWILFGTGTTLSVPALTGAIMCMGVATANSILVISFARERMAAGVGAMEAAFEAGGSRFRPVLMTALAMVIGMLPMAVEAGQNQPLGRAVIGGLIFATCATLFLVPTIFSLVHAWQPDTTNQADAVTTSSH; from the coding sequence ATGATTGGAATCGTTCGGCTCGCCTTGCGGCGGCCGTATACGTTCGTCGTCATGGCGGTGCTGATCCTGATCTTCGGCACAGCGTCGGCGCTGCGGACGCCGACCGACATCTTCCCGAACATCAACATTCCCGTCATCAGCGTGGTTTTCAGCTACACCGGTCTGCCTGCCGACGATATGGCCGGCCGCATCGTCACGTTCTACGAGCGGTCGCTACCCAACAGCGTCAACGACATCGAGCATATCGAGTCCCAGTCGATCGTGAACTACGGGATCATCAAGATCTTCTTTCAGCCGACCGTGAACATCAATGCCGCGCTGGCGCAGGTCAACGGCATGTCGCAGACGGTGCTGAAGCAGATGCCGCCGGGCATCACCCCGCCACTGATCCTGAGTTTTAATGCCTCGAGCGTTCCCATTCTGCAGCTCGCGCTTTCAAGCGACCAGATGTCGGAAACCCAGATATTCGACTCGGCGCTGAATTTCATCCGCCCAGCGCTGGCTCCGGTTCCAGGTGCCGCGCTGCCGCTTCCGTTCGGTGGCAAGGTGCGCCAGGTGCAGGCCGACCTCAATCAGCAGGCGCTGCATCAATACGGCGTTTCCGCCAACGACGTCATCAACGCGCTTTCGCTGCAGAACCTGATCACGCCGGTCGGAACCCAGAAAATTGGCACATACGAGTATACCGTCAACCTGAACGACTCGCCGAAAGCGGTCGAAGCCTTCAACGATCTTCCGATCAAGACCGTCAACGGCACCGTCATCTATATGCGTGACGTGGCTTATGTACATGACGGCAGCCCGCCGCAAACCAACGCCGTTCACGTCAACGGTGTAAGCGCCGTGCTGCTGACCATCATGAAGGCGGGCGCGAGTTCGACGCTCGACATCATCAACGGCGTTAAGAGCCTGCTGCCTTCGGTATCGCAGACGCTTCCGGGCAGCCTGAAACTGACCGCGGTGGGCGATCAATCCGTTTTCGTGACCGATGCGGTGTCCAGCGTCATCAGGGAAGGCGTGATCGCGGCAGCGCTGACCGGGGCGATGATCCTGCTGTTCCTCGGCAGCTGGCGCTCGACCCTCATCATCACGCTCTCCATCCCGTTGGCTATATTGGCCGCGTTGACCGGCCTTTCGCTGCTGGGCGAGACCATCAATGTCATGACGCTCGGCGGCCTGGCGCTCGCGGTCGGAATTCTCGTCGACGACGCCACCGTCACCATTGAGAACATCAACTGGCATCTTGAGCAGGGCAAGGAGATCGAGCCCGCCATTCTCGACGGCGCGCAGCAGATCGTGGTGCCGGCGACCGTGTCGCTGCTCTGCATTTGCATCGCCTTCGTGCCGATGTTCGGGCTTGGCGGCGTCGCCGGCTACCTGTTTCGTCCGCTCGCCGAAGCGGTGATGCTCGCGCTTGCGGCCTCCTATGTGCTGTCGCGTACCCTGGTGCCGACGCTGGCAAACTATTTCCTGCGCAATCAACACGTCCATGTCACGGCCGATGAGGGCTGTCAGCCCAAGGTCAGCCGCAATCCGCTTGCGGGCTTTCAGCGCGGCTTCGAACATGTGTTCGAGAACATCCGCAACGGGTATCAGGGCCTGCTGCAGTTGTGCCTGCGCAACCGGGTCAAGGTGATCGCCGGATTTCTGGTCTTCAGCATTTTGTCATTCGGCCTTGCGCCCTATCTCGGCCAGGACTTCTTCCCGACCGTGGACGCCGGCCAGATAAAACTTCATACCCGGACGCCGACGGGAACGCGGATCGAGGAAACGACCAGCCTGACCGACCAGGTCGGGACCGCCATTCACGGCATCATTCCGTCAGGCGAACTCGACGGCATCGTGAGCAATATCGGACTCACGGTCAGCGGCATCAACATGGCCTATAACAACTCCGGCACCATCGGCGTCGGCGACGCCGACATCCTGATCAGCCTCAAGCCTAATCACGCGCCGACCGACGATTACATCAAGACCATGCGCGAGAGGCTGCCGCAGCAGTTCCCCGGCACGAGCTTCGCCTTTCTGCCAGCCGATATCGTCAGCCAAGTCCTGAATTTCGGTGTGCCCGCGCCGATCGACTTGCAGGTTGCGGGCAGGGACCTTGCCGCAAATCGGAAGTATGCAAATTCATTGCTGACAAAAATCAGGGCAATCCCGGGCATTGCCGATGCGCGCATCCAGCAGGCGTTTCAGCAGCCGACGCTTGACGTCAATGTCGACCGCTCGCTCACCTCGCTTGCGGGCCTCACCGAAAAGGACGTCGCCACCGCCATGCTGACGACACTGTCGGGTAGCTCGCAATCTGCCCCGACCTATTGGCTGAACCCGGCCAACGGCGTTTCCTACGCGGTCTCGGTTCAGACCCCGCAGCGCGATATCAATACCATGACCGGTCTGCAAAACATTCCGGTGACATCAGCGGCTGCCGCCAATACCCAGCTGCTTGGCGGGCTGGCGCAGGTCCAGCGTAGCAACAGCAACGCCGTCGTGTCGCACTACAACGTTCAGCCTGTGATCGATATTTTTGCGACGCCGCAGGGGAGGGACCTAGGTGCGCTCGCTGCTGACATTCAAAAGGCGATCCGCGACACGGCAAAGGATCTGCCCAAGGGTGCGAGTGTCGCGCTGCGTGGCCAGGTCAGCACGATGACAAGCGCCTATCAGCAGCTCTTCGTCGGTCTCGCGGCAGCGATCGTGCTGATCTACCTCTTGATCGTCATCAACTTCCAATCCTGGATCGATCCCTTCGTCATCGTCATGGCGCTGCCGACGGCCTTGGCGGGCATCGTCTGGATCCTGTTCGGGACCGGCACGACACTTTCCGTTCCGGCGCTCACCGGCGCCATCATGTGCATGGGTGTGGCAACCGCCAACAGCATTCTGGTGATCAGCTTTGCCCGTGAACGGATGGCGGCGGGCGTCGGTGCCATGGAAGCCGCGTTCGAAGCGGGCGGCTCGCGGTTTCGCCCGGTGCTGATGACGGCGCTCGCCATGGTCATCGGCATGCTGCCGATGGCGGTCGAGGCCGGACAGAACCAACCACTGGGACGCGCCGTGATCGGCGGGCTGATCTTCGCCACCTGCGCCACCCTGTTTTTGGTGCCCACCATCTTCAGCCTGGTGCACGCCTGGCAGCCTGACACCACAAATCAGGCGGACGCCGTAACCACATCATCGCATTAA
- a CDS encoding DNA-binding transcriptional LysR family regulator (product_source=COG0583; cath_funfam=1.10.10.10,3.40.190.10; cog=COG0583; pfam=PF00126,PF03466; superfamily=46785,53850), whose protein sequence is MTKPAPRLGAIDLNLLVVFDAIMRDRSVTRAGLRLGLSQPAMSHALTRLRHMLKDELFVRSPNGMVPTPRAEELATPIRIALDGLQQSLEPMKFDPSMATATFRIAVDNYAAIVLVAPIAAHVARTAPGVRLDFRPSGTLDVLERLDRSELHLAMGPIGVQGERFSRRRLLQDQFVVVHRKGHPAAKTKEFSTEKLATLPQLEISSAQFGPDFAETGPERSKLGPRAAMRAPFLSAAPILATSDLVSVLPLNVAKSMTRSHQLVYRRLSRSPKPIDAAMIWLRRLDNQPAHAWLRDVIGRVTGDLQDT, encoded by the coding sequence TTGACCAAACCGGCTCCCAGACTGGGTGCGATCGACCTGAACCTGTTGGTGGTGTTCGACGCCATTATGAGGGACAGATCCGTCACGCGGGCAGGACTCCGACTGGGCCTCAGCCAGCCTGCGATGAGCCATGCCCTGACCCGATTGCGTCACATGCTGAAAGACGAGCTGTTTGTCCGCAGCCCAAACGGAATGGTGCCGACGCCGCGGGCCGAGGAACTCGCCACGCCGATCAGGATTGCACTCGACGGGCTGCAACAATCGCTGGAACCCATGAAGTTCGACCCGTCAATGGCGACGGCAACGTTCCGCATTGCCGTCGACAATTATGCGGCGATCGTTCTGGTTGCTCCGATTGCGGCACACGTTGCCAGGACTGCTCCCGGGGTGAGGCTGGATTTTCGGCCGAGCGGCACGTTAGACGTGCTCGAACGGCTTGATCGAAGCGAGCTGCATTTGGCGATGGGTCCTATAGGCGTCCAGGGCGAGCGGTTCTCCCGGCGGCGGTTGCTGCAGGATCAATTCGTCGTAGTGCATCGCAAGGGGCATCCGGCCGCGAAAACGAAGGAGTTCTCGACCGAGAAGCTGGCAACGCTGCCGCAACTGGAAATCTCGTCCGCTCAGTTCGGGCCCGATTTTGCCGAGACCGGCCCTGAAAGATCAAAGCTCGGCCCAAGAGCGGCGATGCGTGCGCCATTCTTGTCAGCGGCGCCGATTCTGGCGACATCGGACCTGGTATCGGTGCTTCCGCTCAACGTCGCCAAAAGCATGACAAGGTCCCACCAGCTTGTTTACCGCCGACTGTCACGTTCGCCGAAGCCGATCGACGCCGCCATGATTTGGCTGCGGCGGCTGGACAACCAGCCGGCACATGCGTGGCTGCGTGATGTCATCGGTCGCGTGACCGGTGACTTGCAGGACACCTGA
- a CDS encoding hypothetical protein (product_source=Hypo-rule applied), which translates to MHHQFFGANSNPFWAMEYPFYGLDDLFIPTADGKTELLPIRFLVDG; encoded by the coding sequence ATGCACCATCAGTTCTTTGGCGCAAATTCCAATCCGTTTTGGGCGATGGAATATCCATTTTATGGCCTGGACGATCTCTTCATTCCGACCGCCGACGGGAAGACAGAATTGCTTCCCATTCGTTTTCTTGTAGACGGTTGA
- a CDS encoding hypothetical protein (product_source=Hypo-rule applied; cath_funfam=3.30.1490.20; superfamily=56059), translating into MDTERQLPLHQTVAILSRGNASARRDTTPQNSRFVRVFEALAAVGIEAQPAIYDETFADAVRNQLLGVAGVLVWVDPIHQGKTRVALDELLREVAALRQWVSAHPDVILKMGVKEVLYRTRHLGWGADTHRYDSAAAFLAEFPSRLRAGGPRVLKQNRGNGGQGVWKVEALPEAATVRVLHAQRGSLPEDIPLDDFIGRCEPYFGWGGCIIDQAFQPRLPDGMIRCYMSGPKVAGFGHQLVNALIPPPSAGPDSPEAQSGPRIMHGPEAPQFQALRRLMEEEWTPQMMETLDIDEMSLPVIWDADFLFGPRDATGADTYVLCEINASSCFAIPDQAPAAIALTVKDRLLQNVGVGSGR; encoded by the coding sequence GTGGACACCGAACGACAACTTCCTCTCCATCAGACTGTCGCAATCCTCTCGCGCGGCAACGCTTCCGCACGCCGGGATACGACGCCGCAAAACAGCCGCTTCGTCCGCGTCTTCGAGGCGCTCGCTGCCGTCGGCATCGAGGCACAACCAGCCATCTACGATGAAACTTTCGCCGATGCGGTCCGCAACCAATTGCTTGGGGTGGCCGGCGTCCTCGTCTGGGTCGATCCGATACACCAGGGCAAAACGCGGGTGGCGCTCGATGAGCTGCTGCGAGAGGTTGCAGCGCTACGCCAATGGGTGAGCGCCCATCCCGATGTCATCCTGAAGATGGGCGTCAAGGAGGTGCTTTACCGAACGCGCCACTTGGGCTGGGGCGCCGATACGCATCGCTACGACAGTGCAGCTGCCTTCCTAGCGGAATTCCCTTCGCGCTTGCGGGCCGGAGGCCCACGCGTGCTCAAACAAAATCGCGGGAATGGAGGCCAAGGTGTCTGGAAAGTGGAGGCCTTGCCGGAAGCGGCGACCGTTCGGGTGCTCCACGCGCAGCGCGGAAGCCTGCCCGAGGACATACCGCTCGATGACTTCATCGGCCGATGCGAGCCATATTTCGGATGGGGCGGCTGCATCATCGATCAGGCGTTCCAGCCGCGTCTCCCCGATGGGATGATCCGTTGCTACATGAGCGGACCGAAAGTCGCGGGCTTTGGGCACCAACTGGTCAACGCCCTGATCCCGCCGCCGTCGGCAGGTCCGGATTCTCCGGAAGCTCAATCCGGTCCACGCATCATGCACGGCCCAGAAGCCCCGCAGTTCCAGGCGCTGCGAAGGTTGATGGAGGAAGAGTGGACGCCACAGATGATGGAAACACTGGATATCGATGAGATGTCCCTGCCGGTAATCTGGGACGCGGATTTTCTCTTCGGCCCGCGCGACGCGACCGGTGCTGACACCTACGTCCTTTGCGAAATCAACGCGAGCTCCTGCTTCGCGATCCCCGATCAGGCACCCGCGGCGATCGCACTGACCGTCAAGGATCGGCTTCTGCAAAACGTAGGTGTGGGATCCGGTCGATAA
- a CDS encoding MFS family permease (product_source=COG0477; cath_funfam=1.20.1250.20; cog=COG0477; superfamily=103473; transmembrane_helix_parts=Outside_1_14,TMhelix_15_37,Inside_38_124) has product MRYPGDKAGAVLGTALAIKMIVYVGVAPIVGGLANLLPRRAFLVSMDLTRAAVALALPFVDQAWQVYLLIFVLQSASAAFTPTFQATIPDVLPDEAPSTPVRCPCPGWPTTWRALSARSWRRRY; this is encoded by the coding sequence TTGCGGTATCCCGGCGACAAGGCCGGTGCCGTGCTCGGGACGGCACTTGCCATCAAGATGATCGTCTATGTCGGCGTGGCTCCCATCGTCGGCGGTTTAGCCAATCTGCTGCCGCGTCGTGCCTTCTTGGTTTCGATGGACCTCACGCGCGCCGCCGTGGCGCTGGCGCTACCGTTCGTCGACCAGGCCTGGCAGGTGTACTTGCTGATCTTCGTGCTGCAGTCGGCCTCCGCGGCGTTCACGCCAACCTTCCAGGCAACCATTCCGGACGTGCTTCCGGACGAGGCGCCCAGTACACCCGTGCGCTGTCCCTGTCCCGGCTGGCCTACGACATGGAGAGCCTTGTCAGCCCGATCCTGGCGACGGCGCTACTGA
- a CDS encoding hypothetical protein (product_source=Hypo-rule applied; transmembrane_helix_parts=Outside_1_19,TMhelix_20_42,Inside_43_87), with amino-acid sequence MESLVSPILATALLTVITFNLLFVGTVIGFFCSAALVLSVTIPQPQASERKRGIYDNTTRGIRISLRRLGCVACWRSTSPLPQRVRW; translated from the coding sequence ATGGAGAGCCTTGTCAGCCCGATCCTGGCGACGGCGCTACTGACCGTCATCACCTTCAACCTTTTGTTCGTCGGGACTGTGATCGGTTTCTTCTGTTCGGCCGCCCTGGTGCTGTCCGTGACCATTCCTCAGCCGCAGGCGTCGGAGCGCAAGCGCGGGATCTACGACAACACCACGCGCGGGATCCGCATCTCCTTGCGACGCCTCGGCTGCGTGGCCTGCTGGCGCTCAACCTCTCCGTTGCCGCAGCGGGTGCGATGGTAA
- a CDS encoding MFS family permease (product_source=COG0477; cath_funfam=1.20.1250.20; cog=COG0477; pfam=PF07690; superfamily=103473; transmembrane_helix_parts=Inside_1_20,TMhelix_21_43,Outside_44_52,TMhelix_53_71,Inside_72_77,TMhelix_78_100,Outside_101_114,TMhelix_115_137,Inside_138_143,TMhelix_144_166,Outside_167_210) — MVIVNTVVLVGGMLQGSDTDVAIALACFGGGSMMAALLLPRLLDRVPDRPVMLSAAGLPAAALLCFALLVSTSVTKEWVWPGLLSTWAVLGVAYSAVMTPSGRLLRRSAHAADRPAVFAAQFALSHACWLLTYPLAGRLGSTAGLVPTLLVLSAITFSGVLLARTVWPVSDDDVVPHRHPDLPSDHPHVHGEHAGHAHAFVIDDLHHRWP, encoded by the coding sequence ATGGTAATCGTCAACACCGTGGTGCTGGTCGGCGGGATGCTGCAGGGATCGGACACCGACGTGGCCATCGCTCTGGCGTGTTTTGGTGGCGGGTCGATGATGGCAGCACTTTTGCTGCCAAGATTGCTGGATCGCGTGCCGGATCGCCCGGTCATGCTCTCGGCGGCAGGGCTGCCCGCGGCGGCACTTCTCTGCTTCGCCCTGTTGGTGTCCACATCTGTGACCAAGGAGTGGGTCTGGCCCGGCTTACTGTCGACGTGGGCGGTGCTTGGCGTCGCCTACTCGGCCGTCATGACCCCATCCGGACGTTTGCTGCGACGCTCGGCACATGCAGCCGACCGTCCGGCGGTCTTTGCCGCTCAGTTCGCCCTTTCGCACGCTTGCTGGCTTTTGACTTATCCACTTGCTGGCCGGCTTGGCTCGACGGCGGGATTGGTGCCGACGTTGCTGGTGCTTAGCGCGATCACGTTCTCTGGCGTCCTGCTCGCTCGCACGGTGTGGCCTGTGTCGGACGACGATGTAGTTCCGCATCGCCATCCTGATCTGCCGTCGGACCATCCTCACGTCCATGGCGAGCATGCGGGACACGCGCACGCGTTTGTGATCGACGATCTACATCACCGATGGCCTTAA
- a CDS encoding rhodanese-related sulfurtransferase (product_source=COG4275/COG0607; cath_funfam=3.40.250.10; cog=COG0607,COG4275; pfam=PF00581,PF09828; smart=SM00450; superfamily=52821) codes for MSSYTSISVDKLSRLIGTANTPALIDVRTDEDFAADPRIIPGALRRPHETAADWAKSFAGRSAIVICRKGQKLSEGVAAWLRIEGVAAETLDGGFEAWKAAKLQLVPVAKLPPRDALGRTVWVTRSRPKIDRIACPWLIRRFIDPDAVFLFVSPSEVEAVGERFGAVPFDIENVFWSHRGERCTFDVMIDEFGLSTPPLERLATMVRAADTGRPELSPEAPGLMAASLGLSRMFDDDLMQLDAGMLVYDAFYRWCRDATGETHNWPTSKGQS; via the coding sequence ATGTCGTCATACACCTCCATTTCCGTTGATAAACTTTCAAGGCTGATCGGCACCGCCAACACGCCGGCGTTAATCGACGTTCGGACGGACGAAGATTTCGCCGCCGATCCCCGCATCATCCCCGGGGCCCTGCGCCGTCCACACGAAACCGCTGCAGATTGGGCAAAATCCTTTGCAGGCCGGTCCGCAATCGTCATCTGCCGCAAGGGTCAGAAGCTCAGCGAGGGCGTTGCTGCGTGGCTCCGCATCGAAGGTGTGGCCGCGGAAACCCTCGACGGCGGCTTCGAAGCCTGGAAGGCGGCGAAGCTGCAGTTGGTGCCCGTCGCCAAGCTGCCGCCGAGGGATGCGCTAGGCCGTACCGTCTGGGTCACCCGATCACGTCCAAAGATCGATCGCATTGCCTGCCCGTGGCTGATACGGCGCTTCATCGATCCGGATGCGGTGTTCCTGTTTGTCTCCCCGTCGGAAGTCGAAGCCGTCGGCGAGCGGTTCGGCGCAGTTCCCTTCGACATCGAGAACGTGTTCTGGAGCCACCGTGGCGAACGCTGCACTTTCGACGTGATGATCGACGAGTTCGGGCTTTCGACGCCGCCGCTCGAGCGCCTGGCGACGATGGTGCGTGCGGCCGACACGGGACGGCCCGAACTGTCTCCGGAAGCCCCCGGCCTCATGGCCGCCTCGCTGGGGCTTTCCCGCATGTTCGACGACGACCTCATGCAACTGGACGCCGGGATGCTGGTCTACGACGCCTTCTATCGATGGTGCCGCGATGCGACGGGCGAAACCCACAACTGGCCGACCAGCAAGGGACAATCCTGA
- a CDS encoding chromate transporter (product_source=KO:K07240; cog=COG2059; ko=KO:K07240; pfam=PF02417; tigrfam=TIGR00937; transmembrane_helix_parts=Outside_1_93,TMhelix_94_116,Inside_117_122,TMhelix_123_145,Outside_146_164,TMhelix_165_187,Inside_188_233,TMhelix_234_252,Outside_253_261,TMhelix_262_284,Inside_285_303,TMhelix_304_326,Outside_327_340,TMhelix_341_363,Inside_364_375,TMhelix_376_398,Outside_399_412,TMhelix_413_435,Inside_436_441,TMhelix_442_464,Outside_465_465), translated as MTDVPADRAIASGGLSHGISFGEAFRVWLKIALLSFGGPAGQIAVMHRILVEEKNWISESRFLHALNYCMLLPGPEAQQLATYIGWLLHRTVGGIVAGCLFILPGVVSIMALSYVYAAYGNVGFVGALFYGLKAAVLAIVVQAVVRVGKRALRNNVMRALAAAAFVAIFFFNVPFPLIILAAGLIGYLGARAGRPEFAAGGGHGGSKSTAVVDSVMGDELPDHVRPSVGRALRVSAVWLLLWLVPVFTLLAVYSEANVFSQIAVFFSKMAMVTFGGAYAVLAYVAQQAVEHYHWVQPREMLDGLGMAETTPGPLVMVLQFVGFMAAFRDPGSLSPMVAGTLGGLLATWVTFTPCFLWIFLGAPFIEVMKGNKALAGALSAITAAVVGVILNLSIWFAIHTVFREVLPVRSFGLSFEMPVLASVDPAALILSLVAATAIFRFNIGMLTVLAGACVAGLLVHAAGAI; from the coding sequence ATGACCGACGTTCCCGCTGATCGAGCGATCGCTTCCGGCGGACTTTCTCACGGCATCAGCTTCGGAGAGGCATTCCGCGTCTGGCTGAAGATCGCGCTGCTCAGCTTCGGTGGCCCCGCCGGGCAGATCGCGGTCATGCACCGCATCCTGGTCGAAGAAAAGAACTGGATCTCGGAAAGCCGTTTCCTGCACGCGCTGAACTACTGCATGCTGTTGCCCGGGCCGGAGGCACAGCAGCTTGCGACCTATATCGGATGGCTCCTACATCGCACCGTCGGCGGCATCGTGGCGGGGTGTCTGTTCATCTTGCCGGGCGTCGTCAGCATCATGGCGCTAAGCTACGTCTACGCGGCTTACGGCAACGTCGGCTTCGTCGGGGCGCTGTTCTATGGGCTCAAAGCCGCGGTTCTCGCGATCGTCGTTCAGGCTGTCGTCCGCGTCGGCAAGCGGGCGCTGCGCAACAACGTGATGCGGGCGCTGGCAGCGGCGGCCTTCGTCGCAATTTTCTTCTTCAACGTGCCCTTCCCGCTGATCATTCTGGCCGCCGGCTTGATCGGGTATCTGGGCGCGCGGGCGGGACGTCCGGAGTTCGCGGCCGGTGGTGGCCACGGCGGCTCTAAATCAACAGCCGTCGTCGACAGTGTGATGGGCGACGAGTTGCCCGACCATGTGCGGCCTAGCGTCGGACGCGCGCTACGCGTGAGCGCTGTCTGGCTTCTATTGTGGCTCGTCCCGGTGTTCACCTTGCTTGCCGTCTACAGCGAGGCCAACGTTTTCAGCCAGATCGCCGTGTTCTTCAGCAAGATGGCAATGGTGACGTTCGGGGGCGCCTATGCGGTGCTGGCCTACGTGGCGCAGCAAGCCGTCGAACACTATCACTGGGTGCAGCCTCGCGAGATGCTGGACGGTCTCGGCATGGCGGAGACCACGCCCGGACCCCTCGTCATGGTGCTGCAGTTCGTGGGCTTCATGGCCGCATTTCGCGATCCCGGCTCGCTGTCGCCGATGGTGGCCGGAACGCTCGGCGGCCTTCTGGCGACCTGGGTCACCTTCACACCCTGCTTCCTCTGGATTTTCCTCGGCGCGCCCTTCATCGAGGTCATGAAGGGCAATAAGGCGCTCGCAGGCGCGCTGTCGGCGATCACGGCGGCGGTGGTTGGCGTCATCCTCAATCTGTCAATCTGGTTCGCCATTCATACGGTCTTCCGTGAGGTCCTGCCGGTCCGAAGCTTCGGCCTGTCGTTCGAGATGCCGGTCCTGGCCAGCGTCGATCCCGCAGCGCTTATCCTATCCTTGGTGGCGGCGACCGCGATCTTCCGTTTCAATATTGGAATGCTCACGGTGCTCGCTGGCGCATGCGTTGCCGGGCTTCTGGTCCACGCAGCGGGGGCGATCTAA
- a CDS encoding hypothetical protein (product_source=Hypo-rule applied; cleavage_site_network=SignalP-noTM; transmembrane_helix_parts=Inside_1_6,TMhelix_7_24,Outside_25_133) — protein MSAADRVACACALMLLIFAASSSAKADTFRKLTGGQIASKLGGMEFTDDVHWREVYERGGALRSYDMGKTRIGKWRVAADRVCVDREGTGSEDCYQLWIEGNRVEMRREADERDPAPGILRKPTDPVKPRSEN, from the coding sequence ATGTCGGCGGCCGACCGGGTGGCGTGCGCCTGCGCCTTGATGCTTCTGATCTTCGCGGCATCGTCGAGCGCCAAGGCAGATACGTTTCGCAAGCTGACCGGCGGGCAGATCGCCTCAAAGCTCGGCGGTATGGAGTTCACGGACGACGTTCATTGGCGCGAAGTCTACGAACGAGGCGGCGCCCTGCGAAGCTACGACATGGGCAAAACCCGTATCGGCAAGTGGCGGGTCGCAGCGGACCGGGTGTGCGTTGATCGCGAAGGGACCGGCTCCGAAGATTGCTACCAGCTTTGGATCGAAGGCAATCGCGTGGAGATGCGGCGCGAGGCGGACGAGCGCGATCCGGCGCCGGGCATCCTTCGCAAGCCCACCGACCCGGTCAAGCCGAGGTCGGAAAACTGA